Genomic segment of Dasypus novemcinctus isolate mDasNov1 chromosome 4, mDasNov1.1.hap2, whole genome shotgun sequence:
ACATATGGCTAGTAGTTACCACACTGGACAGTGCAGCTGCAGACAGTTCCTCCCTTCTAAACTGAGTGGGCCCAATGTCAGAGTAAAAACCACGCCTTTCAGAATGGTGGGAGCAGACTCTGAGCAGAGAGACTAGCCATATCTTCCCAGGAACCCTGGCCTTTTCCAAGGGGAACTGTAGCGGGATGGTCAGGTACAGCTGAGCATGAGCTTGAGAATGAGTAAGGGCAAGAAAGAACTTAATGGTGTCATATTGGGGTGTGGGATATAGAAATGCAGCTAAAAGAAGTGTAGGGTGGAAGtggagaaggagaaaggagaagatacttCCCTGTAGGCTTAGCACAAACACCAAACCTGGGAGTTCTAAAACCTCATTGGATCattctcctcttccctccattACTGTAAAATTTAGTGGATGGACCATTAAATATCTCTGCTACAAATACCTCATTCTGCAGAGGAAttaactgaggcccagagagtgaCTGAATTGTCCATGGTCATCTATTGAATCAGTAGCAGAATCAGGCCCAGAACTGGGTCTTGCCCACCTCCACCCCATATGCTTTCCCTTCCGCACGTGGCCAGCTCCACTAAAAGAAGGCCGATCTGTGGCGGAAAGAGAACTGcaagtagacaatgagcaggcaGAGGAAGGCCCAGAAGAGGCACCAGCGAAGGGAGAAGAAGTTGTAGCCAGAGCCCGCCTGGGCCCTTAGCTTGGAGGCACCGGAGCAGGTCGCCTCCTCCTCCAGCAGCTTCTCACTGGGCTTCCAGTGCACGATGCCCTCCTGGCAGGCCTCGCAGAATTCACTGCGGTGCAGCCTGCTGTCCGGGCGGCTGGCCACGTTGATGCGGTACTGGCCACCATCCTCCTCGTAGCACTGCTCGCGCAGGCTGCTGATGAGGTTGTCCACCAGGCCCTCGATGTTCTCCTCCAGCATGCTCGACTCATCCAGCCGAGCGGTGCCGCACTCGTAGCACAGCTGCTTGAAGACGCGCATGCGCACAGAGCCAAGCCTCTTGGCGCGGTCCAGGTGCATATGGAAGAGGATGACCACGTGGGCCGACTGCCAGGTATGCCAGCACCACGAGCAGTGGAACCTgcggggaggaggagagaggaatagagaatgTGGACCTCTGGACAACTGCCACCTCTGGACAACTGGGCCAGCCTGGAAAGGAAGGGCCGAGTCCTGCAGGGGCAGGAGAGACGGGGCGTTTACGGCCCATTAGgttctgtagcattctggggctCGCTGGCCCCAGCCTCCTCATGC
This window contains:
- the RTP2 gene encoding receptor-transporting protein 2; protein product: MSTSLTTCEWKKVFYEKMEVAKPADSWELIMDPNLKPNELAPGWKQYLEQHASGRFHCSWCWHTWQSAHVVILFHMHLDRAKRLGSVRMRVFKQLCYECGTARLDESSMLEENIEGLVDNLISSLREQCYEEDGGQYRINVASRPDSRLHRSEFCEACQEGIVHWKPSEKLLEEEATCSGASKLRAQAGSGYNFFSLRWCLFWAFLCLLIVYLQFSFRHRSAFF